In Salmo trutta chromosome 37, fSalTru1.1, whole genome shotgun sequence, the following proteins share a genomic window:
- the LOC115176669 gene encoding CD83 antigen translates to MFFQLVCILAAYVQGGLTQDRPTQEVKSVCGEDSILKCKAIRKPGVQYRAVRWYKLGEEPYNKESGLLMKRLPNSITQWYAGLERQVELLADNSFDISLPNVTAVDSGRYKCLLAAPVGEQNQQGQVHLRVTGCLESTYQSEEMDTILVLSIVGIVAALLIFTISYVILRNMLLQRSKKYPQEPLLDAPLEKKDLMLIYTLGPNWSGQGSIKHVCV, encoded by the exons ATGTTTTTTCAACTCGTCTGCATTCTAG CTGCCTACGTGCAAGGTGGGCTTACACAGGATAGGCCTACACAGGAGGTGAAGTCAGTTTGTGGAGAGGACTCAATTCTGAAATGTAAAGCAATACGTAAGCCTGGGGTCCAGTACCGTGCGGTGAGGTGGTACAAG CTGGGCGAGGAGCCCTATAATAAGGAATCTGGTCTATTGATGAAGAGGCTACCTAACAGCATCACCCAATGGTATGCCGGTCTGGAGCGTCAAGTGGAACTTTTGGCTGATAATTCTTTCGATATCTCCCTGCCCAATGTAACGGCTGTTGATAGTGGGAGGTACAAGTGTCTCCTGGCAGCACCTGTAGGTGAACAGAACCAGCAGGGGCAGGTTCACCTCAGAGTGACAG GTTGCCTTGAGTCCACATACCAATCAGAAGAAATGGATACCATTCTAGTTCTTTCCATTGTGGGGATTGTTGCGGCATTGCTGATATTCACCATCAGCTAT GTCATCCTAAGGAATATGTTATTGCAAAGGAGTAAGAAGTATCCCCAAGAACCACTTCTAGATGCACCCCTTGAGAAGAAAGATTTAATGTTGATCTACACTCTGGGGCCAAACTGGTCGGGACAGGGTTCCATaaaacatgtctgtgtgtga
- the LOC115176666 gene encoding collagen alpha-2(IX) chain, whose translation MGGPRVKVSVISPLLVLLLCILPSHAQDEYSGYHSGDEHTYEGSLVDNYEHSGYPQPEEYPPEHTHSYEEPQPSSGYDPYAPAPTSVSMITEDSYPYTTTTQVPYEQEPYYEESLQAPGGGEASLGEEGPTDCNCEPGEPGFAGFAGPKGARGLQGKDGFPGAQGREGYKGFKGVLGRGGDTGPEGESGPDGEDGASGFSGAQGLPGLPGDPGETGVLGLKGDIGMEGPRGGVGVTGETGPVGEAGPGGPDGTGGIKGSTGAEGKQGPEGTEGEKGQIGAPGFSGDHGEMGYNGYPGEPGGRGETGHKGDQGPGGMPGSDGEPGEDGPLGVPGVIGFPGEFGQKGARGDRGVRGPLGRVGAGGPQGERGDAGVPGKPGPKGLQAQPGAKGEPGPDGGKGGVGRTGVKGGKGDKGSFGAHGDKGQQGERGTIGPDGIVGRNGPPGIPGSRGEPGPGGDLGVKGGSGPKGVPGAPGPGLTDEQVLQLCKGVVTAQISQYAASIRAKCSQGCPINNRTLIGPPGTRGPTGESGKPGKAGKAGVKGARGIQGDTGVDGQKGAEGERGTKGPKGKGGEPGKGLPGHDGQQGLRGLPGHPAEPNNGMAGPRGPRGFTGALGQPGMAGNAGVPGFCEARDCSIHAPVMRKEQGLVKGPRDLSPKI comes from the exons ATGGGAGGCCCCAGGGTGAAG GTGTCGGTTATCTCGCCGCTGCTCGTGCTCCTATTGTGCATCCTCCCCTCCCACGCGCAGGACGAGTACTCTGGTTACCACTCAG GTGATGAACACACCTATGAGGGCTCCTTGGTCGACAACTATGAGCATTCAGGATACCCACAACCAG AGGAATACCCACCGGAGCACACTCACAGCTATGAGGAGCCGCAACCCTCATCTGGATATGATCCCTATGCACCAGCCCCCACCAGCGTGAGCATGATCACAGAGGACTCCtacccctacaccaccaccacacag GTGCCATACGAGCAGGAGCCCTACTACGAAGAGTCGCTCCAGGCCCCTGGTGGTGGGGAGGCTTCTCTGGGGGAGGAGGGGCCAACAGACTGTAACTGTGAGCCAGGAGAGCCAGGGTTCGCTGGGTTTGCAGGGCCCAAG GGAGCCAGAGGACTGCAAGGTAAAGATGGCTTCCCTGGGGCTCAGGGACGGGAG GGGTACAAAGGATTCAAAGGAGTTctaggaagaggaggagacacagggCCTGAG GGTGAATCCGGGCCTGATGGGGAGGACGGTGCCTCTGGTTTCTCTGGAGCCCAG GGCTTGCCTGGTCTTCCTGGCGATCCAGGTGAGACTGGGGTGCTAGGACTGAAG GGTGACATCGGTATGGAGGGGCCACGCGGAGGAGTCGGGGTAACGGGTGAGACT GGTCCAGTTGGTGAGGCAGGGCCTGGTGGTCCTGATGGAACTGGAGGTATCAAG GGATCAACTGGAGCAGAAGGGAAACAGGGTCCTGAGGGAACAGAAGGGGAAAAG GGTCAGATTGGAGCACCTGGATTCTCAGGGGACCATGGGGAGATGGGCTATAAT GGGTATCCTGGAGAGccaggaggcagaggagagacCGGTCACAAG gGTGACCAAGGCCCAGGGGGCATGCCAGGCAGTGACGGGGAGCCCGGAGAGGAT GGTCCTCTTGGAGTTCCTGGGGTGATCGGCTTTCCTGGAGAGTTTGGACAAAAG GGCGCGAGAGGGGATCGTGGTGTGAGGGGACCTCTTGGGAGAGTAGGAGCTGGG GGGCctcaaggagagagaggagatgcaggAGTTCCAGGGAAACCAGGACCTAAAGGCCTGCAGGCTCAGCCT GGAGCCAAAGGGGAGCCAGGTCCCGATGGTGGGAAG GGTGGGGTTGGAAGAACCGGAGtgaagggagggaaaggagacAAG GGAAGTTTTGGAGCACATGGTGACAAAGGACAG CAAGGGGAGAGAGGTACCATTGGCCCTGATGGCATTGTTGGACGAAATGGACCCCCCGGCATCCCAGGCTCCAGAGGAGAGCCAGGTCCAGGCGGTGACCTGGGCGTCAAAGGTGGCTCTGGACCTAAAGGAGTGCCAGGTGCCCCT GGCCCTGGGCTGACAGATGAGCAGGTATTGCAGCTGTGTAAAGGAGTGGTGACAGCCCAGATCTCCCAGTATGCAGCTTCCATCCGGGCCAAGTGTTCCCAAGGCTGCCCCATCAACAACCGCACACTCATTGGGCCGCCCGGAACCAGGGGACCAACTGGAGAATCAGGCAAACCC ggtaaaGCGGGCAAAGCTGGAGTCAAAGGAGCCAGGGGCATCCAAGGGGACACAGGAGTGGATGGTCAGAAGGGGGCAGAGGGGGAAAGAG GTACAAAAGGTCCGAAAGGAAAGGGGGGTGAGCCTGGTAAAGGTCTGCCAGGACACGATGGGCAGCAAGGCCTCAGAG GGCTGCCAGGCCACCCAGCAGAGCCAAATAACGGTATGGCAGGTCCCAGAGGGCCCCGTGGTTTCACAGGCGCTTTAGGCCAGCCTGGCATGGCAGGCAACGCAGGAGTGCCTGGCTTCTGTGAGGCACGGGACTGCAGCATTCACGCGCCTGTGATGCGCAAGGAGCAGGGCCTAGTGAAAGGACCCCGCGATCTAAGCCCCAAGATCTAA